The DNA region TGGCATAGTCTGAATTGGACAAAATGGCACACATTCTTATAATATAACATGATAAATAAAGATGAATACTTCATCGTAAATCTGTCAAATTTAAGCAATTATCTGTATATTTATCCCCATCTTTGTTTACATGGGGTTCTGTTCAAACAAGACTGCTATTACCTTTTTTGAAAAGAGACTTTGTCCAAGCCAAAATTATGCAAACTAATGATGTGAAACACAATTAGTGCATTGACCCAGTAAAACCATAAGGACCATCGAAAAAAATGCAATGTTGATATGTTCCCAGGATTTGCATTAATTCACTAACAAGGAGAAGGCAAAAATGCATTTTATCGGGAATATAGCAGCagacaatatttaaataaatataaaaaaaactcaaCATAAAGTAGGACATTGCAACATAAGATAATGTAGCACCTTATGAATCATACCTGTTGAGGTATGTAGTCAAATAAGTTATCATTTCTATTTGTGCAACTGTAAAAGAATAAAGAGGTGTGTGATCTCTATTTTTGTATTTAGATacttttaagagataaatataaattgTGGATCATGATTAACAAGGCATACAATACAGTCGGGCTTTCAGTTACATGAGAAGACTTAACATTATAAAACATATTCcactaaaaaattatttctcaTACCAAGTTATAAAACCAGTAATGGTGAACCTTATCTAGCAAATGCCAATAATATCCAATGGTCATTCAATTATGATGCAATAACATATAATACACAATGGGTATGACACATACATAGGCTAATGACacatagaatgaaaaacaggtcACCAATCTATTGAAAGAACTTGATTAAAGATTTCGTGATTGATTAACCAAATATAAGACTCATTGGAGAACTTATTCACAATCATAGGTTCTAAGGTGCTGCTTCCAATACACTCTTAGCAGTTTCTAATAGAAGGAGTTTAGGTGCCGAAAGAGTGCCCAAGAGAGAAGACTTATAGTTAAATACTTTAATTAGCTAATGTCCCTAATATCCAATGGTCATTAAATTATGATGCAGTAACATGTAATGCAAAATGATTATCACACATGCATAGGGTAACGACACATATAGAGAATGATAAAAATCTCATCAATATAAAGaacttttttaaagttttcttgatggattaatTAAATGCAAGACTCATGGCACAAGTCATACACAAAATTAGGTACTACTCTGTTGCTTCCAATACATCCTTAGCAGTTTCTAAAAGAAGTATATGAGGTGCCCCAAATAGTGCACAAATGACAAAAAGTGTAGATAAATACTTTTACCCATTAATGTTACTAATATCCAATGGTCATTAGATTTGCATGGATGATAAAGCAATTGGCCTGTGTTTATTAAGGTAATCACAAAGCAATGTCTATTCATGCATAGAGTCAATATAatcttatttaaatatttaatataaatatctTATTTTGCAGTTTGTTGTCTTACCCATTGCATGACACCTTCTAGATGTCAATATAAGCTATTGATATTCTCATTCAAAACATATATATGTCATGAGTTGTGAGAAAGGTTACAAGAACCATAATTTCTACTCAAAAACACTAAGAGCCATTAGCGGCTCCGTAATAAACTGTATATCTAGAATGAGTGACACTCCACCCAATATGAAAAAACTTCCACACCTTAGTGAGGATCTTATCTGGAAGATCATGGTGAAGGCAGATCCTAAGACAGTTGGACAGTGCAGAACGCTAAGCAAGGGTTGGAATTTCAGGCTGTGTACTAATTTGTTCGTGAAGGCAAACTATAAGGAAAACAAAGATCGAAGCAAGAGTGTGATCGTAGGCATTGGCTATCCCCCAGGTGATTACAACTCGATTTGGTTCGTTCGAGCGTATCTTCATTCGGGTCGCCAGGTTCAGTTCAATGTCCCAATGGATGCTAACCAATATGGCTTATATTCAGTCATTGGGTCTGAGAACGGAATCATATGCATAAAGATCTCATTGGGTGGCCTTAATTCTCGGCTTCTTGTATGGAATCCAGTATCGGATAAGAGGCGGTACGTAACCGATGAAGCAAGCAAGCATTCCGCTCATGCCGTTTCTCTATATGCGTTTGGTTTTTTGGAGGACGAAATCGAGTACCGTATTGTGCATGTCTACAAGCGTGCATTTAGACAAAGAAATATGTCATGGTCTCTTTACACTTCATTTGAACGAGAATGGACTCATTCCGGTATGTTTAAGAGTGATGTCCAGAAACTTGGGCCCAAATATATAGTGCACAATGGGATAGTCTATTGGATTGGGTGGCAGGGAGCTAATTTCTTTGAGCCAGCATCCATAGTCACGTTCAACCTCCGCATCCAGATGTTCCATGAGGCAAAGATCCCCCCAGACGTGCCATCTGATTACAACTCACTAACTTACTTCAACGATGGTGTCGGGTATATTTCATACCGTAATCTTGCATTCAGCAGGCAAGTCCTGGTCTGGCAAATGAAAAGAAATGGTGATCACAGCATCCATTGGGAGAGGATGATTAGAGTTTCTGGTCTTGGAATCCCATACACTCCTTCATTGTTCTTAGGCAATGACATAATAACAGTCATGGAGTGCAGAGACGGGTCAGGAAGTGCAAATGATGCCGTGCGAACAGACTTCCTGATTTCGAGGCTAAAATATATGGAATCAAGAAGGGAGCATTTGGTTCAACGCACATGGCAGGAACATGTTAACGTGAAGACAATTACAATGCATTCAGATGGGCTATACATGGTTTAGAGTTCTATGATCAATTTAGATGATCTTCCTGAGTTTTAAATgcaatttattttgtttagtttgcttatttagaCAATAGGGTAGAATATATGTAGTTAGATCCCTTGTGTTTCAATATAACCATCTATTGGGTTcgttttgattttgaaagagtTATCAATGTTAGTTTGTTAATCAATGTTATGCACTCTTCTAAATTTTGTAACAACTTAAAGGTTTAGGGTTTACAGGtttctttatc from Arachis hypogaea cultivar Tifrunner chromosome 10, arahy.Tifrunner.gnm2.J5K5, whole genome shotgun sequence includes:
- the LOC140175938 gene encoding uncharacterized protein, translated to MSCEKGYKNHNFYSKTLRAISGSVINCISRMSDTPPNMKKLPHLSEDLIWKIMVKADPKTVGQCRTLSKGWNFRLCTNLFVKANYKENKDRSKSVIVGIGYPPGDYNSIWFVRAYLHSGRQVQFNVPMDANQYGLYSVIGSENGIICIKISLGGLNSRLLVWNPVSDKRRYVTDEASKHSAHAVSLYAFGFLEDEIEYRIVHVYKRAFRQRNMSWSLYTSFEREWTHSGMFKSDVQKLGPKYIVHNGIVYWIGWQGANFFEPASIVTFNLRIQMFHEAKIPPDVPSDYNSLTYFNDGVGYISYRNLAFSRQVLVWQMKRNGDHSIHWERMIRVSGLGIPYTPSLFLGNDIITVMECRDGSGSANDAVRTDFLISRLKYMESRREHLVQRTWQEHVNVKTITMHSDGLYMV